In the genome of Amia ocellicauda isolate fAmiCal2 chromosome 3, fAmiCal2.hap1, whole genome shotgun sequence, one region contains:
- the LOC136747091 gene encoding olfactory receptor 52L1-like has protein sequence MENYPNGNSSYTEFLLTGFSGLKGQRHFLFIPFFIMFVLALAANSVLIFVIITTRSLHAPMYILISAIACVDLSWPIVIAPKMLFSLLFNWNGITLLGCLTQMFFVNFIGALQSSILMGMALDRYVAILYPLHYNDYVNVATFVKLYAVVIFRNLILNIAVVTLAGSHTFCSNVIDHCFCEHMALVKLACGSTTKNSIVGLVASSCITSVDCLCILISYGKIFNSVFRTSSVKSCQKAIHTCVTHFIVIGISYVCAMTAFLTYRTENTMSSNSRVLISVMYILVPGSFNPIVYGIRTKEIREQIIKIVQCRKIVPV, from the coding sequence atggaGAACTATCCAAATGGAAATTCTTCTTACACCGAATTTCTTTTAACTGGATTTTCTGGACTCAAAGGACAAaggcattttcttttcattccttTCTTCATCATGTTTGTATTGGCTCTGGCTGCAAACTCGGTTCTCATTTTTGTGATCATAACCACCAGGAGTTTACATGCtccaatgtatattttaataagtgccatCGCCTGTGTGGACCTGAGCTGGCCAATTGTAATTGCCCCTAAAATGTTGTTTAGCCTTTTGTTCAATTGGAATGGGATTACGCTGTTGGGTTGCCTGacccaaatgttttttgttaattttatagGTGCTCTCCAGTCTTCCATCCTCATGGGGATGGCCTTGGATCGGTATGTCGCTATACTTTATCCACTGCATTATAATGATTACGTGAATGTTGCCACTTTCGTTAAACTCTATGCAGTGGTTATTTTTAGAAATTTAATTTTGAACATAGCTGTTGTCACCTTGGCTGGTTCTCACACTTTTTGCTCAAATGTCATTGATCATTGTTTCTGTGAACATATGGCACTGGTAAAGTTGGCTTGTGGAAGCACAACTAAAAATAGCATAGTGGGGTTGGTAGCAAGCTCCTGCATCACCAGTGTGGACTGCTTGTGCATCCTTATTTCATATGGGAAAATTTTCAATTCCGTGTTCAGAACCTCTTCAGTAAAATCCTGCCAAAAAGCAATCCACACTTGTGTCACTCATTTCATTGTCATAGGTATCTCTTATGTGTGTGCCATGACAGCCTTTCTTACATACAGGACTGAGAATACAATGAGCTCCAATTCCCGTGTATTAATCAGTGTAATGTATATACTCGTCCCTGGCTCTTTCAATCCAATTGTTTATGGCATTAGGACAAAGGAGATAAGAGAACAGATAATTAAAATTGTTCAGTGCAGAAAAATTGTGCCAGTGTGA
- the LOC136747092 gene encoding olfactory receptor 4K5-like, whose product MENSSVVEVFTLQGLNETKANTFIFFAIALLAYLLIFFFNMTLIITIITEKTLYEPMYIFLCNLCVNGLYGTAGLYPKLLADFLSGSHVISYAGCHLQVFVIYTSVQCEFTILTVMAYDRYVAICKPLQYHSIMTSLTISKFLLVSWLLPFCEHSVSTWLSVQLPLCGSHIDKLYCENWSIPVRNFLAVEFLLIPPLLNPLIYGLKLKDI is encoded by the exons ATGGAGAACTCATCTGTTGTAGAAGTCTTCACACTCCAAGGGTTAAATGAAACAAAagccaatacatttatattttttgctaTTGCTCTTCTTGCATACCTGctgatattttttttcaatatgaCACTGATCATTACAATCATCACTGAGAAAACCCTCTATGAGCCCATGTACATCTTCCTCTGTAACCTGTGTGTCAATGGACTGTATGGAACTGCTGGTCTGTATCCTAAACTCCTGGCTGACTTCCTCTCTGGCTCTCATGTGATCTCATATGCTGGATGTCACCTTCAAGTATTTGTTATCTACACTTCTGTTCAGTGTGAATTTACCATTTTAACAGTGATGGCTTATGACAGGTATGTGGCAATATGCAAACCTTTACAGTACCACTCCATCATGACATCTCTGACAATTAGCAAATTCCTACTGGTATCTTGGCTTCTTCCATTCTGCGAACACTCAGTTTCTACTTGGTTATCTGTCCAACTGCCCCTGTGTGGCTCTCATATTGATAAACTGTACTGTGAAAACTGGTCAATT CCTGTTCGCAATTTCCTGGCAGTGGAATTTCTACTCATCCCTCCTCTTTTAAATCCCCTCATATATGGCTTGAAGCTGA